A DNA window from Zingiber officinale cultivar Zhangliang chromosome 3A, Zo_v1.1, whole genome shotgun sequence contains the following coding sequences:
- the LOC122054218 gene encoding uncharacterized protein LOC122054218 isoform X3, with protein sequence MPSGPRKRRTARRKKEMVEQMKTISSSDPSQGSGEVDSHCTAFSSAPTSPSAESYYSLSSKEWSGSEAVDGVAKKNSENLEAEGFTEQDELELAPAVTEVAFLPKDESAAKSDELTESERGNSKTAEDSDISVDNAIGLTEERSQVTEVAADVLEEIPRGDREKAAEARGLDGVGKHGGNGRQIAGVDETLPTTKVQHSAPLVVHRSQWWNCCGLLDLSQILLENFRCSYASF encoded by the exons ATGCCGTCGGGTCCGAGGAAGAGAAGAACCGCCAGGCGGAAGAAGGAAATGGTGGAGCAGATGAAGACCATCTCGTCTTCCGATCCTTCCCAAG GGAGCGGCGAGGTTGATAGCCATTGCACGGCATTTTCCTCTGCCCCGACATCGCCCTCTGCAGAGAGCTATTACTCTTTATCCTCTAAAGAGTGGTCTGGATCGGAAGCTGTCGATGGTGTCGCGAAAAAGAATTCGGAGAATCTTGAAGCCGAGGGCTTTACCGAGCAAGATGAACTGGAGTTGGCTCCTGCTGTAACGGAAGTAGCTTTTCTGCCGAAAGATGAATCGGCCGCTAAATCAGATGAATTAACCGAATCTGAAAGGGGAAACTCGAAAACTGCCGAGGATTCGGACATTTCCGTCGATAACGCCATTGGTTTGACTGAGGAAAGGAGCCAAGTCACGGAGGTTGCTGCTGATGTTCTTGAAGAGATTCCGCGCGGCGACAGAGAAAAAGCAGCGGAAGCCCGTGGCCTTGATGGGGTCGGTAAACACGGTGGAAATGGCCGTCAAATTGCTGGAGTAGACGAGACGTTACCGACGACCAAG GTCCAGCATAGCGCTCCGCTGGTGGTGCATCGTTCGCAATGGTGGAATTGTTGTGGTTTGCTGGATTTGTCACAAATCCTGTTGGAAAATTTCAG ATGCAGTTATGCTAGTTTCTGA
- the LOC122054218 gene encoding uncharacterized protein LOC122054218 isoform X1, with protein sequence MPSGPRKRRTARRKKEMVEQMKTISSSDPSQDSGQGDDLVTEGSGEVDSHCTAFSSAPTSPSAESYYSLSSKEWSGSEAVDGVAKKNSENLEAEGFTEQDELELAPAVTEVAFLPKDESAAKSDELTESERGNSKTAEDSDISVDNAIGLTEERSQVTEVAADVLEEIPRGDREKAAEARGLDGVGKHGGNGRQIAGVDETLPTTKVQHSAPLVVHRSQWWNCCGLLDLSQILLENFRCSYASF encoded by the exons ATGCCGTCGGGTCCGAGGAAGAGAAGAACCGCCAGGCGGAAGAAGGAAATGGTGGAGCAGATGAAGACCATCTCGTCTTCCGATCCTTCCCAAG ATTCAGGGCAAGGGGATGATCTGGTAACGGAAGGGAGCGGCGAGGTTGATAGCCATTGCACGGCATTTTCCTCTGCCCCGACATCGCCCTCTGCAGAGAGCTATTACTCTTTATCCTCTAAAGAGTGGTCTGGATCGGAAGCTGTCGATGGTGTCGCGAAAAAGAATTCGGAGAATCTTGAAGCCGAGGGCTTTACCGAGCAAGATGAACTGGAGTTGGCTCCTGCTGTAACGGAAGTAGCTTTTCTGCCGAAAGATGAATCGGCCGCTAAATCAGATGAATTAACCGAATCTGAAAGGGGAAACTCGAAAACTGCCGAGGATTCGGACATTTCCGTCGATAACGCCATTGGTTTGACTGAGGAAAGGAGCCAAGTCACGGAGGTTGCTGCTGATGTTCTTGAAGAGATTCCGCGCGGCGACAGAGAAAAAGCAGCGGAAGCCCGTGGCCTTGATGGGGTCGGTAAACACGGTGGAAATGGCCGTCAAATTGCTGGAGTAGACGAGACGTTACCGACGACCAAG GTCCAGCATAGCGCTCCGCTGGTGGTGCATCGTTCGCAATGGTGGAATTGTTGTGGTTTGCTGGATTTGTCACAAATCCTGTTGGAAAATTTCAG ATGCAGTTATGCTAGTTTCTGA
- the LOC122054218 gene encoding uncharacterized protein LOC122054218 isoform X2, producing MPSGPRKRRTARRKKEMVEQMKTISSSDPSQGQGDDLVTEGSGEVDSHCTAFSSAPTSPSAESYYSLSSKEWSGSEAVDGVAKKNSENLEAEGFTEQDELELAPAVTEVAFLPKDESAAKSDELTESERGNSKTAEDSDISVDNAIGLTEERSQVTEVAADVLEEIPRGDREKAAEARGLDGVGKHGGNGRQIAGVDETLPTTKVQHSAPLVVHRSQWWNCCGLLDLSQILLENFRCSYASF from the exons ATGCCGTCGGGTCCGAGGAAGAGAAGAACCGCCAGGCGGAAGAAGGAAATGGTGGAGCAGATGAAGACCATCTCGTCTTCCGATCCTTCCCAAG GGCAAGGGGATGATCTGGTAACGGAAGGGAGCGGCGAGGTTGATAGCCATTGCACGGCATTTTCCTCTGCCCCGACATCGCCCTCTGCAGAGAGCTATTACTCTTTATCCTCTAAAGAGTGGTCTGGATCGGAAGCTGTCGATGGTGTCGCGAAAAAGAATTCGGAGAATCTTGAAGCCGAGGGCTTTACCGAGCAAGATGAACTGGAGTTGGCTCCTGCTGTAACGGAAGTAGCTTTTCTGCCGAAAGATGAATCGGCCGCTAAATCAGATGAATTAACCGAATCTGAAAGGGGAAACTCGAAAACTGCCGAGGATTCGGACATTTCCGTCGATAACGCCATTGGTTTGACTGAGGAAAGGAGCCAAGTCACGGAGGTTGCTGCTGATGTTCTTGAAGAGATTCCGCGCGGCGACAGAGAAAAAGCAGCGGAAGCCCGTGGCCTTGATGGGGTCGGTAAACACGGTGGAAATGGCCGTCAAATTGCTGGAGTAGACGAGACGTTACCGACGACCAAG GTCCAGCATAGCGCTCCGCTGGTGGTGCATCGTTCGCAATGGTGGAATTGTTGTGGTTTGCTGGATTTGTCACAAATCCTGTTGGAAAATTTCAG ATGCAGTTATGCTAGTTTCTGA
- the LOC122053220 gene encoding transcription factor MYBS1-like, whose translation MAGAAAEAGGGAGGWSREDDKAFENALATVPAPPKEEGAEGEERGGRWWDLIAAGVPGKTAAEVRQHYEVLVEDVEAIEAGRVPVPRYGGEDSPPSLTLPSSSKENQKHRHQQQQDPNSHLGSSDRKKARSDIRGPSKSCSKAEQERRKGTPWTEEEHRLFLLGLDKYGKGDWRSISRNFVISRTPTQVASHAQKYFIRLNSMNRDRRRSSIHDITSVNGGDASSQQGPITGQANTAMAGSSIKHPSLANVQGMPMYGPPVGHPFAAGHMISAVGTPIMLPPGHAPYVMPVAYPLPPPPMHQ comes from the exons ATGGCCGGAGCGGCAGCGGAAGCGGGGGGCGGCGCGGGAGGATGGAGCAGGGAGGACGACAAGGCCTTCGAGAACGCGCTCGCGACGGTGCCCGCGCCGCCGAAGGAAGAGGGGGCGGAGGGCGAAGAACGCGGCGGGAGATGGTGGGATCTGATCGCGGCTGGAGTCCCTGGGAAGACCGCGGCGGAGGTGAGGCAGCACTACGAGGTTCTGGTGGAGGACGTGGAGGCCATCGAGGCCGGAAGGGTCCCCGTCCCCCGCTACGGCGGGGAGGACTCGCCGCCTTCTTTGACTCTACCGTCTTCCTCCAAGGAGAACCAGAAGCACCGCCACCAACAACAACAAGATCCTAACAGCCACCTGGGTTCGTCGGATAGAAAGAAAGCGAGGTCTGACATTAGAGGGCCGAGCAAGAGTTGCTCCAAGGCGGAGCAAGAGCGGCGGAAGGGAACGCCATGGACCGAAGAAGAACACAG GCTTTTCCTGCTTGGCCTCGACAAGTATGGGAAGGGTGACTGGAGAAGCATATCGAGGAACTTCGTCATCTCAAGGACACCAACACAAGTTGCAAGCCACGCTCAGAAGTACTTCATTCGCCTAAACTCCATGAACAGAGACCGCCGGCGATCGAGCATCCACGACATCACAAGTGTGAATGGCGGCGACGCCTCTTCTCAGCAGGGCCCTATTACTGGTCAGGCCAACACGGCCATGGCGGGATCATCTATCAAGCATCCTTCACTAGCCAATGTGCAAGGGATGCCGATGTACGGGCCGCCGGTCGGTCATCCATTCGCCGCCGGCCATATGATCTCAGCAGTCGGCACTCCGATTATGCTTCCTCCTGGCCACGCCCCTTACGTCATGCCTGTCGCCTATCCACTGCCTCCTCCACCAATGCACCAGTAG
- the LOC122053222 gene encoding V-type proton ATPase subunit e1-like, whose amino-acid sequence MGFWMTTIVFFLFGVIASASVRLCCNRGPSTNLFHLTLIITATICCWMMWAIVYLAQLKPLIVPILSEGE is encoded by the exons ATGGGTTTCTGGATGACGACCATCGTGTTCTTCTTGTTCGGAGTCATCGCTTCCGCCTCCGTCCGCCTTTGCTGTAACCGCGGCCCCTCGACCAATCT GTTTCATTTAACGCTAATCATCACTGCAACAATTTGCTGTTGGATGAT GTGGGCGATTGTCTATCTTGCTCAGCTGAAGCCTCTAATTGTACCAATCCTCAGCGAAGGAGAATGA
- the LOC122053221 gene encoding transmembrane ascorbate ferrireductase 2-like — translation MIKPSTAIEAVTSAISEDSDLAGSETSPVLPLTPEDVTMNAPVVHHPIVSIIRLLGAASAALVITWAVYFRGGLALISDNKALIFNVHPVLVVIGFIVLNGEAMLVYKTLSGTKNFRKALHLTIQFIALCLGSIGIWAALKFHNERGIDNFYSLHSWLGLACLALFAIQWLLGFYTFWYPGGSRNGRALLLPWHVFFGLYIYSLAIATTVTGFLEKATFLQSSNLISRYSNEAVLINFMGILIIILGGFVSLAVIMPPSIKSDAYKGIPE, via the exons ATGATAAAACCGTCGACGGCCATCGAAGCTGTGACCTCGGCGATCTCCGAAGATTCCGATCTCGCCGGCTCCGAAACTTCACCGGTGCTGCCGTTGACTCCTGAGGACGTTACAATGAACGCCCCTGTAGTACATCATCCGATCGTCTCCATCATCCGCCTATTGGGCGCCGCCTCCGCCGCCCTAGTCATCACCTGGGCCGTCTACTTCCGCGGCGGACTTGCCCTGATTTCCGATAACAAAGCCCTGATATTTAAC GTGCACCCTGTTCTAGTGGTTATTGGATTCATAGTTTTAAATGGTGAAG CCATGCTAGTATACAAGACATTGTCAGGAACCAAAAATTTTAGGAAGGCATTGCATCTTACAATTCAGTTTATTGCCCTGTGTTTGGGGTCTATCGGCATTTGGGCAGCTTTAAAATTCCATAACGAAAGGGGCATCGACAACTTCTACAGTCTGCATTCGTGGTTGGGTCTGGCATGCCTTGCGTTATTTGCCATTCAG TGGCTACTTGGGTTTTACACCTTCTGGTATCCTGGAGGCTCAAGAAATGGAAgagctttgttacttccatggcACGTGTTTTTCGGGTTATACATCTATTCTCTCGCGATTGCCACAACTGTTACTGGCTTCTTAGAAAAGGCCACCTTTCTTCAAAGCAGCAATTTGATATCAAGATACTCAAATGAGGCCGTCTTAATTAACTTCATGGGTATTTTGATCATAATCCTCGGCGGCTTTGTTTCTCTCGCAGTCATAATGCCTCCATCTATAAAATCTGACGCATACAAAGGGATTCCAGAGTAA
- the LOC122053223 gene encoding uncharacterized protein LOC122053223 produces the protein MEEKYLDLVLVPLGLLLQAAFHTWLFFTVENDPDRTVIGLNKKVRQHWVDTMMKDPVKNGVLAVQTVRNNIMASTFLATTAITLASVISVFVSATTSSSSDSALVYGNTSGVAHSVKFFAISLCFLFAFLCHVQSIRHYAHVSFLLTHAATADEVDVESVYVGWSLNRGSLFWSLGLRAFYVSFTLFLWIFGPIPMLASSVVICAILFFLDFTSAFTRKYHQPVIVKHEILSQSASHRVDKVDPTTSTSLHPEDNEASKVV, from the exons ATGGAGGAGAAGTATCTGGACCTGGTGTTGGTTCCGCTGGGCCTTCTGCTTCAGGCGGCGTTCCACACCTGGCTTTTCTTCACCGTCGAGAACGATCCCGATCGCACCGTCATCGGCCTCAACAAGAAGGTCCGGCAGCACTGGGTTGATACCATGATGAAG GATCCGGTGAAGAACGGCGTTCTGGCGGTGCAGACCGTGCGCAACAACATCATGGCGTCGACCTTCCTGGCGACCACCGCCATCACCCTCGCTTCCGTCATCTCCGTCTTCGTCAGcgccaccacctcctcctcctccgactCCGCCCTCGTCTACGGCAACACCTCCGGCGTCGCGCACTCCGTCAAATTCTTCGCCATCTCCCTCTGCTTCCTCTTCGCCTTCCTCTGCCACGTCCAGTCGATCCGCCACTACGCCCACGTCAGCTTCCTGCTCACCCACGCGGCCACCGCCGACGAGGTCGACGTGGAATCGGTCTACGTCGGGTGGAGCTTGAACCGGGGGAGCCTCTTCTGGTCCTTGGGCCTTCGGGCCTTCTACGTCTCTTTCACCCTCTTCCTCTGGATTTTTGGGCCCATCCCCATGTTGGCCAGCAGCGTCGTAATCTGCGCCATCTTGTTCTTCCTGGACTTCACCAGCGCCTTCACCAGGAAGTACCATCAGCCCGTCATCGTCAAGCATGAAATCCTTAGCCAGTCTGCAAGTCACAGAGTTGAT AAAGTGGATCCAACCACCTCCACCAGTCTCCATCCAGAGGATAATGAAGCAAGCAAAGTGGTGTGA
- the LOC122053224 gene encoding uncharacterized protein LOC122053224 — protein MEGAASPAVALSLPRAQPSSCPLGTRWPVSLTSLTKGIWPSPLFRRRCASVVRGEGGAAAGKTVLRTCKNCKRQFDPALNYSSACRFHTAHFGGETKRKFESVYTGGTMDTPDSGKVFQYWHCCGSEDPFDAGCTAAPHCSYDD, from the exons atGGAGGGGGCAGCATCGCCGGCCGTCGCGTTATCCCTCCCTCGCGCTCAACCTTCTTCTTGCCCGCTTGGAACGCGATGGCCAGTGTCCTTGACCTCCTTAACGAAGGGTATTTGGCCCTCGCCGCTTTTCCGCAGGCGTTGCGCCTCCGTCGTGCGGGGCGAAGGCGGCGCTGCCGCTGGGAAGACGGTACTGCGGACGTGTAAGAACTGCAAACGCCAGTTCGATCCAGCTCTCAACTACTCCTCCGCCTGCCGTTTCCACACCGCCCATTTCGGGG GAGAAACAAAGAGAAAGTTTGAAAGTGTATACACCGGCGGTACCATGGACACACCCGACTCAGGCAAAGTGTTCCAGTACTGGCATTGTTGTGGCTCTGAAGATCCATTCGATGCCGGTTGCACCGCTGCGCCTCACTGCTCATATGATGATTGA